The Shewanella sp. NFH-SH190041 genome has a window encoding:
- the gspL gene encoding type II secretion system protein GspL, whose protein sequence is MIERLFIRLGNTYEQPCSWLVWSAQEQEIIASGELANAGELGSLTERAGNRPVDVLVCSSALAMTQVTLPEKGQRQALKALPFMLEEELVDNVEQMHFVVGEREGEQLNVVAVSHEQMTLWLEWLQQAQLQPRVIVPDCLALPQVADCQWSAMQFGADCLLRTSSGGGHSIPMDWLAVVLPKLADGLDDPIRVATFTQLALPCRQHDITMAEQTLDLPMLVLARGVAECRVNLLSGRYQPKREYSRHLLLWRNAAIAAGIVLVLALVNKGLDIHQLGQQSAALKSQSEQIYRQAVPGSRRIVNLRTQLKSELNKLQGQGSGGEMFTMLDKLAPAFAKVPALKPDSLRFDGNRSELRMQVTAKNYAEIETFRELAGKQFNVSAGAMNSKHDAVTSTLTLRSL, encoded by the coding sequence GTGATTGAACGGTTATTTATCCGGTTGGGTAATACCTATGAACAGCCATGTAGTTGGTTGGTTTGGTCAGCGCAGGAGCAGGAAATTATCGCCTCCGGTGAGCTGGCTAATGCCGGTGAGCTGGGCAGTTTAACTGAGCGGGCGGGTAACCGGCCTGTGGATGTGCTGGTCTGCAGCTCTGCGCTGGCGATGACCCAGGTCACCTTGCCAGAAAAAGGACAACGACAGGCACTGAAAGCCTTGCCCTTTATGCTAGAAGAAGAGCTGGTTGATAATGTTGAGCAGATGCATTTTGTGGTTGGCGAACGAGAAGGTGAGCAACTGAATGTTGTGGCTGTGAGCCATGAGCAAATGACACTATGGCTGGAGTGGTTGCAGCAAGCTCAGTTGCAGCCCCGGGTTATTGTACCGGATTGCTTGGCATTGCCACAGGTCGCCGATTGCCAATGGTCAGCGATGCAGTTTGGTGCCGATTGTTTGCTGCGGACCTCATCCGGTGGCGGGCATAGCATTCCGATGGATTGGCTAGCTGTGGTGTTACCTAAGCTGGCCGATGGGCTGGATGATCCCATTCGGGTCGCCACATTTACCCAATTGGCCTTACCTTGCCGCCAGCATGATATCACCATGGCGGAGCAAACATTGGATTTGCCGATGTTGGTACTGGCTCGTGGTGTGGCGGAGTGCCGGGTAAACTTGCTCAGTGGTCGCTATCAACCTAAGCGGGAATACAGTCGCCACTTGCTGCTTTGGCGTAATGCCGCCATTGCTGCGGGTATTGTGTTGGTTTTAGCGTTGGTTAACAAAGGGCTGGATATTCATCAGTTGGGGCAGCAAAGCGCGGCCTTGAAGAGTCAAAGTGAACAAATTTACCGTCAGGCTGTGCCCGGCAGTCGGCGTATTGTGAATTTACGTACTCAGCTGAAAAGCGAACTGAACAAATTACAGGGGCAAGGCTCTGGTGGGGAAATGTTTACCATGCTGGATAAACTGGCCCCGGCCTTTGCCAAAGTACCGGCTTTGAAGCCGGATAGTCTGAGGTTTGATGGTAACCGCAGTGAATTACGCATGCAGGTTACCGCAAAAAATTATGCTGAAATTGAAACCTTCCGTGAGTTAGCTGGAAAGCAGTTTAATGTTAGTGCCGGTGCGATGAACAGTAAGCATGATGCTGTTACCAGTACCTTGACATTAAGGAGTCTGTGA
- the nudE gene encoding ADP compounds hydrolase NudE, whose product MSHRQKPEILHREVVARSRLFQIEQLHLRFANQVERYYERMKGNNRGAVMIVPVHQGQLLLGREYAAGTHDYELGFPKGLIDPGETPAEAANRELQEEIGFAAGELILLKELSLAPGYFASRMQIFLAQSLTPSKLEGDEPEPIEVVSWPLADWQDLLERADFSESRSVSALFLAQKHLKLK is encoded by the coding sequence ATGTCCCACCGGCAAAAGCCCGAAATTCTTCACCGCGAGGTCGTTGCCCGCAGCCGCTTGTTTCAGATCGAGCAACTTCATTTACGTTTTGCCAATCAGGTGGAGCGTTATTATGAGCGCATGAAAGGCAATAACCGCGGCGCTGTGATGATTGTTCCGGTTCATCAGGGGCAGTTATTACTGGGGCGGGAGTATGCTGCTGGTACCCATGATTATGAACTGGGCTTCCCTAAAGGGTTAATTGATCCCGGAGAGACGCCAGCTGAGGCGGCAAACCGGGAGTTACAGGAAGAAATTGGCTTTGCCGCAGGCGAGTTGATTTTATTGAAGGAGCTGAGTTTGGCTCCGGGGTATTTTGCTAGCCGCATGCAGATTTTTTTAGCGCAATCTCTCACCCCCAGTAAATTGGAGGGAGATGAGCCAGAGCCCATAGAGGTGGTGAGTTGGCCATTGGCGGACTGGCAGGATCTGCTGGAAAGAGCGGATTTTTCAGAATCCCGCAGTGTGAGTGCATTGTTTTTGGCACAAAAGCATCTAAAACTTAAGTAA
- a CDS encoding type II secretion system protein M, with product MEKFKLWWGNLAQREQQMLVAAAAVVLLGILYWGIWAPISQAQENARRNLAAEQQTLDYVKQTASRIMALRQTGGKRSAVGSLSALVNRSADKFGLEITRMQPQGDKIQLWLDDVPFTSLMDYLSDLVQQGLSLDNLDITATDTPGYVQVRRIQVSR from the coding sequence ATGGAAAAATTCAAACTCTGGTGGGGAAATCTGGCGCAAAGGGAGCAGCAGATGCTGGTGGCCGCCGCGGCAGTTGTGCTGTTGGGTATTTTATATTGGGGTATTTGGGCGCCAATCAGTCAGGCGCAGGAAAATGCGCGTCGCAATCTGGCGGCAGAACAGCAGACTCTTGATTATGTTAAGCAAACTGCCAGTCGGATAATGGCGCTGCGTCAAACGGGCGGAAAGCGTAGTGCAGTGGGAAGCCTCAGTGCGTTGGTTAACCGTTCTGCTGACAAGTTCGGGTTAGAAATTACCCGGATGCAACCTCAAGGCGATAAAATCCAGCTGTGGCTAGATGATGTGCCTTTTACTTCTCTAATGGATTACCTCTCTGATTTGGTTCAGCAGGGATTGTCTTTGGACAATTTAGATATTACGGCGACAGATACCCCCGGCTATGTGCAGGTTCGTCGTATTCAGGTGTCGCGCTAG
- a CDS encoding GNAT family N-acetyltransferase, with translation MTQLISLHTAAKLDLAAVFLLEQQVFGAHIYPDFFFRQVLDCWPDGLMLAKTASGKLVGYQLAVKAAKSDDYWIWSLAVSPDFRGKGIGRQLIQAGIARAPREVKRILLTVAPENPARQLYESCGFTAAGFEADYFGAGAGRMVMALSLSAYMADKQPA, from the coding sequence TTGACTCAGCTTATCTCATTACATACTGCCGCCAAATTAGATTTGGCGGCAGTTTTTTTACTCGAACAACAGGTGTTTGGCGCTCATATTTATCCGGATTTCTTTTTTCGGCAGGTATTAGACTGCTGGCCTGATGGCTTAATGCTGGCAAAAACAGCTTCAGGGAAGTTGGTGGGGTATCAATTAGCTGTGAAGGCCGCTAAATCAGATGATTATTGGATTTGGTCATTGGCAGTCTCACCAGACTTTCGTGGCAAAGGTATTGGCCGACAATTGATCCAGGCGGGCATTGCGCGTGCACCTCGGGAAGTGAAACGAATACTGCTGACGGTTGCACCAGAGAATCCAGCTCGACAGTTGTATGAGTCTTGCGGTTTTACGGCCGCTGGATTTGAAGCCGATTATTTCGGCGCGGGAGCCGGCCGAATGGTGATGGCACTATCTTTATCAGCCTATATGGCAGATAAGCAGCCAGCATAA
- a CDS encoding type II secretion system protein N has protein sequence MVALFPASVALKLAPLPAQIRVAGISGTIWDGQVATLVVQQRQFEQLHWDLDLWSLLQGKLAADITLGNRGSVVSGKGHISWSLGGIQVTDLRFEAPNNFVIGNARLPFHTKIGGEINLIVPQFSQGLPWCRALQGKVFLNHLSVKNQFGHYPLGNIQLGLSCDAGQLVLNTTEKDNDLGVSAKATLGENSKLLLEGRIRETATQPADLQQALTFLGRPDAQGYYPIRYAGVVPGL, from the coding sequence ATGGTGGCGTTGTTTCCTGCATCCGTCGCGTTGAAATTGGCACCATTGCCAGCCCAAATTCGGGTTGCCGGCATTAGTGGCACCATATGGGATGGCCAGGTGGCGACGTTAGTGGTGCAGCAGCGTCAGTTCGAGCAGCTGCATTGGGATTTAGATCTCTGGAGTCTGCTACAAGGTAAATTGGCGGCCGATATTACGCTTGGCAACCGTGGCAGTGTTGTCAGTGGTAAGGGTCATATCAGTTGGTCGCTAGGTGGTATACAGGTTACTGATTTGCGTTTTGAAGCGCCCAATAATTTTGTGATTGGTAATGCTCGACTACCGTTTCACACTAAAATTGGTGGCGAGATCAACCTGATTGTGCCGCAGTTTTCCCAAGGTCTTCCTTGGTGTAGAGCTCTGCAAGGAAAGGTCTTTTTGAATCACCTCAGTGTTAAAAACCAATTTGGTCATTATCCACTGGGGAATATCCAATTGGGGCTGAGTTGTGATGCGGGGCAATTGGTGCTCAATACCACGGAAAAAGACAATGATTTGGGCGTATCAGCCAAAGCGACTTTGGGGGAAAACAGTAAATTACTGCTAGAAGGGCGGATTCGAGAAACCGCTACCCAGCCGGCAGATTTACAACAGGCGCTGACTTTCCTCGGCCGACCTGATGCTCAAGGTTATTATCCTATTCGCTATGCGGGCGTTGTCCCGGGGCTCTAG
- the cysQ gene encoding 3'(2'),5'-bisphosphate nucleotidase CysQ, translating to MQPEKLLESVIAIARQAGDKIREIYLDGHFEREMKADNTPVTSADLASHSLILSRLAALTPDIPVISEEAADIALSERGRWPRYWLVDPLDGTGEFIAGSGDFSVIIALIEHNQPVLGVVYAPMADVCYYAVAGGGAFKCSQDGVSRISSHHIARSTHPALRLAVSRRQDPQSVLKLFHLPTECELVVMGGAALKSCLVAEGRADCYVRVGPTGEWDTGAAQIIVEEAGGQLMDIRLQPLSYNQRETMENPNFIVVGSPQLAWDKILEGR from the coding sequence ATGCAGCCAGAGAAATTGCTTGAGTCCGTTATTGCTATTGCCCGTCAGGCTGGCGATAAAATCCGGGAAATATATCTAGATGGCCATTTTGAACGAGAGATGAAGGCCGATAATACGCCCGTTACATCTGCAGATTTGGCCTCTCACAGCTTAATTTTGTCCCGATTGGCAGCGTTGACTCCGGATATTCCGGTGATCTCCGAAGAGGCCGCTGATATTGCGTTGAGTGAACGGGGGCGTTGGCCGCGTTATTGGTTAGTGGATCCCCTCGATGGCACCGGAGAGTTCATTGCTGGTAGCGGTGATTTTTCTGTAATTATTGCGCTGATTGAACATAACCAGCCGGTATTGGGCGTTGTCTATGCGCCGATGGCGGATGTGTGTTATTACGCTGTCGCTGGTGGCGGCGCCTTTAAGTGCAGTCAGGATGGTGTAAGCCGTATCAGTAGCCATCATATTGCTCGCTCTACTCATCCAGCGCTAAGGCTGGCGGTGAGTCGTCGACAGGATCCTCAGTCGGTGCTTAAGCTGTTTCATTTACCAACAGAGTGTGAGTTGGTGGTGATGGGCGGCGCGGCATTGAAATCCTGTTTGGTGGCTGAAGGCCGGGCAGATTGTTATGTCAGGGTCGGGCCAACGGGAGAATGGGATACTGGTGCGGCACAGATCATAGTTGAAGAAGCAGGTGGCCAGTTAATGGATATTCGTTTACAGCCTTTGAGTTACAATCAGCGGGAAACCATGGAAAATCCCAATTTTATTGTGGTCGGTTCGCCACAGCTGGCTTGGGATAAAATACTCGAAGGACGTTAA
- the gspJ gene encoding type II secretion system minor pseudopilin GspJ translates to MWHVKSNASRGFTLLEMLIAIAIFAMLGLAANAVLQTVMTNDEVTKQFAARLKALQQGVGIMQRDLGQMVGRTPRLLEGGRSKALFQAGPHLLDSQSDGLSFFRLGWLNPEGMLPRGSIQAVAYVQVEDRLERWYFPYPDPELGAEPIKTVLMTGVLEVKYAFFINGSWQRQVDGTTMPQAIAVDIELEHLGRIERKFLLPELGSVTPESGGNDQPGRDGDDRGAPDGRTPGNGEPGNGPPPIPGAPREPGLIPGRG, encoded by the coding sequence ATGTGGCACGTAAAGAGTAATGCTAGCCGGGGATTTACCCTGTTAGAGATGCTGATTGCCATTGCTATTTTTGCCATGTTAGGGCTAGCCGCGAATGCGGTGTTGCAGACGGTAATGACTAATGATGAGGTCACTAAGCAGTTTGCTGCACGGCTAAAGGCGTTGCAGCAAGGTGTTGGTATTATGCAGCGGGATTTGGGGCAGATGGTTGGGCGGACGCCGAGATTATTGGAAGGCGGCCGCAGTAAGGCGCTTTTTCAGGCCGGCCCCCATTTGCTTGATTCTCAGTCTGATGGGTTGTCGTTTTTTCGGCTTGGCTGGCTTAACCCAGAGGGGATGCTCCCCCGGGGCAGTATTCAGGCGGTTGCTTATGTGCAGGTTGAAGATCGGCTGGAACGTTGGTATTTCCCCTATCCAGATCCCGAATTAGGGGCTGAGCCCATCAAGACGGTGTTGATGACCGGTGTGCTAGAAGTGAAATATGCCTTTTTTATTAATGGCAGTTGGCAGCGTCAGGTCGATGGTACCACTATGCCTCAAGCGATTGCTGTGGATATTGAACTGGAGCATTTGGGGCGAATTGAACGTAAATTCCTGTTGCCTGAGCTGGGGAGTGTTACGCCAGAAAGTGGCGGTAATGATCAGCCAGGCAGGGATGGCGACGATCGTGGCGCGCCGGATGGGCGCACACCTGGAAATGGTGAACCTGGCAATGGGCCTCCACCTATTCCGGGGGCACCAAGAGAGCCGGGACTTATCCCGGGGCGGGGATAA
- the gspK gene encoding type II secretion system minor pseudopilin GspK: MGRNKQTGVALLVVLLIVAIIAALAVDITGRNQLAMRRTLNLAQYDQAYWYAMSAEQLAEKVLRQDMKDADNTVHLQQYWAQADVIFPADEGEIGGNISDMRSCFNLNALSQPATEDEKTGQLKMPLAVRQFKALLVALGMDDFAAESLSQTLKDYLDEDTVTSPFGAEDAEYESRTVPYRAANTLMNDKSELRAVMGFTQQIYKVLDPYICVIPGNNQQVLNVNTLAPEHAALLAGMLDNKVSVGEAESLLNQRPAAGYAKVEDFWTAANLDSNLDAQLKSSIGVDSKYFLLQAAAKVDTAVFRMDSVLQNNNGQFRVIARQFGGQNKTEQHKPKADSARG, translated from the coding sequence ATGGGGCGTAATAAACAAACCGGTGTTGCGTTGTTGGTCGTGCTGCTAATCGTGGCCATTATCGCTGCGTTAGCGGTGGATATAACCGGCCGTAATCAGTTAGCAATGCGTCGGACGCTGAATTTGGCGCAGTATGATCAGGCTTATTGGTATGCCATGAGTGCGGAGCAATTAGCTGAAAAAGTGCTGCGTCAGGATATGAAGGATGCCGATAATACCGTACATCTTCAGCAGTATTGGGCCCAGGCAGATGTGATCTTCCCGGCTGATGAAGGGGAAATAGGTGGCAATATTTCTGATATGCGTAGCTGCTTTAATTTAAATGCCTTGTCTCAACCCGCGACTGAGGATGAAAAAACAGGCCAATTGAAAATGCCATTAGCGGTGCGACAGTTTAAAGCCTTGCTGGTGGCGTTGGGAATGGATGACTTTGCGGCAGAGTCGTTAAGTCAGACCCTGAAAGATTATTTAGATGAAGATACGGTCACCAGCCCGTTTGGTGCTGAAGATGCTGAATATGAATCTCGGACTGTACCTTATCGGGCTGCCAATACGCTGATGAATGATAAATCTGAGCTCCGGGCGGTGATGGGGTTTACCCAGCAGATATACAAGGTGCTGGATCCCTACATTTGTGTGATTCCGGGTAATAATCAGCAAGTATTGAATGTTAATACCTTAGCGCCGGAGCATGCGGCGCTACTGGCGGGAATGTTGGATAATAAGGTCTCTGTGGGGGAAGCTGAAAGTCTGTTGAATCAGCGCCCTGCAGCAGGTTATGCCAAGGTTGAGGATTTTTGGACCGCCGCTAATTTGGACAGTAATCTGGATGCTCAACTGAAATCCAGTATCGGGGTCGACAGCAAATATTTCCTGCTGCAGGCCGCGGCCAAAGTGGATACTGCCGTATTTCGTATGGACAGTGTGCTGCAGAATAATAATGGCCAATTCAGGGTTATCGCCCGGCAGTTTGGCGGACAGAATAAAACAGAACAGCATAAGCCCAAGGCGGACTCTGCCCGGGGCTGA